Within Microbacterium oryzae, the genomic segment TCGGGGGTCGTCGGCTGCACCGCGTGCAGCGTCGGGTAGGCCAGCACCGACAGCGCGGGAAGCGCCGCGCCCTCATCGAGCAGGCGCAGGATCGCGCCCGCCGCGATGTTGCCGCCCGCGCTCGTGCCGCCGAGCGCGACCCGGGCGGCGTCCGCGCCGAGCTCCTCGGCGTGCTCCCGCGTCCACGCGAACGCGAACGCGAGCTCCTCCGAGGCCACGGGGTAGAGCGCGCCGTCGCGCACCTCGTCCGGACCGCCGAACTCGGCCGTCACGGGAGCGAGCGCGTAGTCGACCGAGACGACGGGGATGCCGCGCGCGGCGAACGCGCGCGACACCCCGTCGGCCTCGGGCATGTCGAGGTCGCCGAAGGCGAACGCCCCGCCGTGAGCCCACACGAGCGCCGCCCCGGAGGGTGTGCTCGCGGGGTAGATGCGGACGCACAGCGGCCCGTGGGGGCCGTCGAGCGTCCGCTCACGGGGTTCGGTCACGCGCCCCAGCCAGCCTGGACGCCGCCCACGCGCTCGGCCTCGATCTTCTCCTGGTAGCCGGAGGCGAGGTAGGCGGCCATCGGGTCGGCCGGGAGGCCGCGCGACTCGCGCCACTCGGCGAGGGCCGGACGGACGTCCGTGTAGAACGCGTCCATGAACACGGCGTTCGCCCCGAGCACGTCGCCCGACACCTGAGCGGCGCGCAGC encodes:
- a CDS encoding alpha/beta hydrolase fold domain-containing protein is translated as MTEPRERTLDGPHGPLCVRIYPASTPSGAALVWAHGGAFAFGDLDMPEADGVSRAFAARGIPVVSVDYALAPVTAEFGGPDEVRDGALYPVASEELAFAFAWTREHAEELGADAARVALGGTSAGGNIAAGAILRLLDEGAALPALSVLAYPTLHAVQPTTPDELKARLAEAGLADQFSAEPVRRMYENYLGGPVADPERAAVPGIATADQLRGYPPAIIVTGDLDELRVSGEAFARTLREAGVDVELSFEPDTTHGHLNRPDLEPAFSRTIDAFTARIARL